Genomic window (Takifugu rubripes chromosome 1, fTakRub1.2, whole genome shotgun sequence):
CAGTTTTCCAAATGTGTGTGGAGGACGGGAAGAGGAGCCAAACCTCAGAGATGTGAACTCAaaccacagagacagagagagagagagagagagggtgggggggagcaAAGTGTAACACAAACTAATAAAGTGACTAGGGGTCTCAACCATTTATTAGgatcaaacaaaaaaagaaaagttacaTGTTATACATAATCAACTGAAGTTGAAGGTGGAATTTTGACTTATTAGCAAAAACTGGTGATAAAAGTGAGTGGAATGGTGAGATCTACCAAAGGTGGCAGGCTTTAGTCATTTGGGATCTGGAACCCATCACTGATCTAGTGTTTCCCCACTTGGGGCAGATTCACTGACATTAGCAACGCGGTGGTGGAATAAAGACGACAAAATGAAAAGAGGGGAACTTCATTTAGACACTTTCAGAAATGCATCTATACACAGTAAACTCAACACAACTGGCTGTTTGATGTGGATGCAGATTTCTCTCAAAGAAACAAGGAAATAAGCAGCCGTGCGACTGATTGTTTTGGTCTTCCAGGTGTGTGCTTCCAGAGTCCGCTATCTTTAATCGGTTATTTTCTAtacttcatttttttaaaacactgacGTATGACAGAGTAGAGCAGGCGGTGAGTTCGACAACAGAGGCGACCACGATGGAGACACAATGGGGCCAGAACTGGACGGGACAGACACTAACCAACAGAGTGGGTGAGTTATATTTGGATTTTACTTTACTATTGGGGTGGGGTGCAATGCTCAAGACCGGATTTCCGCACCCACACCAAACAGTTAGAGCCACATGTAGATTTAAGGGTTTGAGGGGTGCTTGAGTGACGGAATATTTCTTAGATCCTCTTTTACCGGTAGCCAGGGCCTGGCTGAGTGTAGCTGTAAGGGGGGCGGTTACGGGCATAAGGGTTAGCAGCTCCGGGTGGAGGGGTGCCAGCACTGCCTGGAGGTGGGGTGTATCCAGGACGGGATTGGTAACCTGAGCCGGGCTGGGAGCTGGGTGGCATGTTGTAGTTGGCAGGCTGAGAGGCCTGGGAGGTATAGTTTTGGGTAGGGAAGGCTCCTGGAGGGTACGGCTGGGCTCCCTGAGATGGATGGGGTGGCTGCTGAGCACCCTGGaagcctgcagctggagcagggCCAGGGGCCGGGGCCTGGGAAGAGGGAGGGGCGTAGTtctgaaactgctgctgttggggCTGCGGAGGACCAGGCTGGGGGGCTCCAGGCTGAGTACTGTATCCTGTGGAGggaatgatggagggaggaaggaagaatttcttgattttttttttccccccaaagagGAATGAGCAACATTTCATTCTACAGCACTCATTTCCTTTTACCCGACCCAGCTTTAGTCTTACCAGAGTACTGCATAgcatactgctgctgctggggcggAGCGCCGGGCTGTTGGGGCGGGTAACCACCTGGAGCCTGGTACTGCTGGTACACCTGGCCTACAAATACAGACATAAACATTAGCAATACATGAGAAGATGCATGTCAAGACCATTATTAACAACACCCCCACCACACCACAGATGAATAAACAAAGCATATAGCACgtaatatatatgtggcctcaTTACATAAACTACCCAGGGGATGTTAACAGTTACgcttaaacacacaaaaggtcAGGATGGCAAAAGTCAACCCTTAAGAACTTAGCAAGTCTTCCGTGTTATCAAATGACCTccagattttaattattattatgatgCATCTCTTTTTAAAGccatgaaaacaacacaaacacaaataaaagcccGTTTTTCTCGAATCGTGTGACAAAATGTGTGACTCATTTGGCAATAATACCAAAAGATATGCTTTTCTTCAGCTGAAACTGAGCTTTCACCACAGACCAGAGAACACAGAATTTCTCCAATTACCAGTCATGTCTGGTGCCAAACCTTAAGGCTTCTGCTAAAAAACTTCAGATGAGGATAAAGCCCTTATTTTATCCTGGGGATGGGTTAAAGATCCAAATTAACAACACAACTGCTCACCAAACAAAATGGGTTTGGAGGAAATCTGCGTGACGCATCACTTTTTATGGAACATCCACACAAATCACTGAAAATAGAAATGTGTCCTGACTTGGACACCTGtataaataaaagctttattaTTAAATGTGTCATGGACACACCTGCAAAAATGCAGACAAAAAGCTGCAACCCATTCAATGACTacttgttgctacagttgcgtGTTCTTTATGTGGTTCCGTACAAATACAACAGAGAAGCGTGCAACTGCCTGAGcacatatgaaaaaaaaaaagaaacatctaCCAGGACCTGACATCAAAACCTTCAGCCTCTAAATTATTATTGTaggttaaaatatttaatattacaCTTCTGTTGAATTAGTCTGAATGTAAACACAAAAGAAATGCCCCAGGAAGTGTCTGTGTTTGACTTCCTGTTCCACCTTAATTAACCGTCACATGTCAAGAAGTGCTTAAATATGCAAATACGTGATTAGAATTTGACAGTGACGGGGGGTTTTGAAGACAAAACTTAGACTagaaagcagagaaagaagCAAATGAACGGGAGAGAGGTCAGCAGGGAACCATTTCCCAGTGTTCGCTTCATTTTGAGGACAGGGAACCACGACGGAAGGCTGAGACCTCTGTAATCacagggcgctcacttcacCAACGTGGCTTCAATTGAACAAGTTGCTAAAATGGTGCTGAGTGAGTGTTATGGTGAAGCAGTTGGCTTCAGCTCCGTTGCTGGGAGAAGAGAACAAAGTCCACTTAAGACTGTCCTGTCACATAAACACGTCAGCAGGTCCGCATACTACAAGATCTGCTAATGTGTGAACCATTGTTGCAACCTGATCTCAGACCTGTGGCACATTAAAAGCACAGAAACGTATCAGTGCTCTGCTGAGAGCAGGTTGTTAGCTCTCACAAGCCTCGACTGACAGGCAGTTTACGGCTAACAGACGAGCTCAGCCAACCTCATGTCCACTTAGCcaactgctggctgctgtgggaCGAGCAGAGACAGGTGGTTGTGTGAGTGATGCCAGGAGGATGGACAGGAATCAGTTTAATGTACCTTGTGTGCCAACCATCTGGAGCAATGAGAGACAAATTGTTCAATCCCACACGGGTTTGATAGCATATCTAAAGAGCGTGCAACCAGATAAGAGAAGCtgatgcacattttaaaatatgaatgaaaatgagaaaaatctcACGTTTTGTTTAAGGTTTCTATTATGAGTGTCAGGTCTGGTAATAAACCACCACagaaaaattcatttttaaacaagGAAACAGGCTGCTATTGTTGTTTATCAATCTACAAACCCTCTGAGCTTCAAGATCTCTGGATTCTAAATCTCCAAATCTGGAATACATCTGCTGAGGTTACGGCGCACATGTGGCATCTTGAAACATTTCTACAAAAACCTAAATTTGCTATTTTGACTAACATGGAATTAGCATGAGAAGATTTTGATCAGCCATTCAAAGAACTGTCGCCAAGTTCCTGCCCTCAGATTCCCGTGGAGAATGGGACAGTGATTCAGTCTTACTCGACTTTTACTGGAACAAATGTTCTAGAGAAATGTTCTATGTTGGATCATGCATTTCACAACACATTAGTGGGGCTTTGTTCGAACATCCCCACCCTAATCCCTCAAATTATTGAGAACCACGGCGTATTCTTTAGCGCTGCTGTCATTGAACAATGTGTCACGGTGCATTTTTCCCCACATGTGCATCTGCCCCTAAGTGGCACGTGGGTTTTGAGGAATGTCTTACCATCCATTCCAGAAGGTGGTCCCTGCTGTACTCCTGGGTATGGAGCCTGTGGTTGGGGGGGCACAGCTGGCTGAGGggctgcagaggaggatgaggcaATGCTGTCGGGGGTTGCCGAGCGCTCCTCTGCTGCAACTGCTGGGTGAGCAACTgagaagacagagacagacgtCTACATGTGCTTCTGGAAACATAAACAACTTTGAACTTCTGCACTGTGTGTGGAATACCTGGGGCCTGCTCCTCACTCAGGCCAAAAGCAGAGATGACATTCTTGTTGACCTCGTCCTGGTTCTTTAAGGGGTCAAAGGCCGACATGCTGGCTGCACTAACTGGAGTGGCCTGTTTCATTGTGGGATCGGCTGCAACCACTTTGCCTTCACGTCCATCTACTGATTCTAGAATCAGTAACAATGTTTAGAAAAACAGAAGCATCAGTAAAGTGTGACAACACAGCTTGCAGACAGTGTTATTATGAAGTTGTAAAATATCTGTTCTGACACAAACATGGAGCAAAGTGAAGGAGTTCGCAGTGTTCTTCACATGCAGCAGTTCAAAGAATAACTTGTTTTTCTACTGAAAGCTACAGATCACTACCATTTACTTTGTTTCTTAAGTTCAACCTCAGTAAATGAAATAAGTGAAGGCTCTCTATAAAGTTGAGTAACCACAGCcttattttaatgtctttttgcTTCAAGCATGTAACCGATGCATGAAGAACACTATTCCAGACAAGTCTTCCTATAAACAAAGCGATTAAACTTTTCCAGACTCTTAAAAACTGCCTCGTCTGGTGCCAGAATCCCTGTGGGCATCTTATAATAGTGACAGTGAGCATGTGGAACAGGAACCAGCGTGGCAGTAGTGACATGAACTAAGAGTAGTGGACTTATTTATACTGATTGTCACTATTGTCACTAAGAGCAAAGCGGAGTGTGGTGCCCTCTGGCGGATAAACTAAaacatgttgctgtttttaaatgaagtgAAACTGGAACATATGCAGTGATTTACATGTTTGCATTATGTAAAATCTGGAGTTTATTTTATGGATCAATATAGTCCTGAATGTTTCTTTCAGGATTCGCATCAATAAACACAGTGAGACATTAGCAGCCATAACAGACATGCAGCCCTGACAGGTCACAACCTGCTCCTTCGCTTCACACCTCATTTTTGACCTCACCTGATTTTTGACAGACATGTTTATGTCACCCACGCAAACAaagaagggagaggaagaagcagaaatgCTTGGTTGAATGAGCGGGACAAGATGGAAGCGttaaagaaaagaataaaaaaagatgatATTTTCCCTTGTGTATTTGTAATTGCTCTTTAACCAAGAAATATGTCG
Coding sequences:
- the tfg gene encoding protein TFG; translation: MNGQLDLSGKLIIKAQLGDDIRRIPIHNEDITYDELVLMMQRVFRGKLQSNDEVTIKYKDEDDDLITIFDSSDLSFAIQCSRILKLTLFVNGQPRPLESSQVKYLRRELIELRKKVNNLLDSLEPPTEPGLTATAPESESVDGREGKVVAADPTMKQATPVSAASMSAFDPLKNQDEVNKNVISAFGLSEEQAPVAHPAVAAEERSATPDSIASSSSAAPQPAVPPQPQAPYPGVQQGPPSGMDGQVYQQYQAPGGYPPQQPGAPPQQQQYAMQYSGYSTQPGAPQPGPPQPQQQQFQNYAPPSSQAPAPGPAPAAGFQGAQQPPHPSQGAQPYPPGAFPTQNYTSQASQPANYNMPPSSQPGSGYQSRPGYTPPPGSAGTPPPGAANPYARNRPPYSYTQPGPGYR